One segment of Gordonia terrae DNA contains the following:
- a CDS encoding tyrosine-protein phosphatase, whose translation MTATPGAPSPIPSLPNLRDLGGWRTADGRTVRSGVLFRSTDFSALDTADVPALEALGLSTVYDLRSAHESAAIPDPVLPGASNIALDVLADAQMSIPANIGAVLADPVVVAEAGEMLSGGKSREMISGTYREMITLPSATAAYTEFFRGLLDAGSTPALVHCTTGKDRTGWAAASLLTLLGVPRDDVYRDYLLTNERLIPSLEHIFDGFAAAGGDPELLVGVLGVDAGYLDAAFDEVDKRYGGIEGYFGEALGLDVRDQQALRDRYLDG comes from the coding sequence GTGACTGCGACCCCCGGTGCGCCGAGCCCCATCCCGAGCCTGCCCAACCTGCGCGATCTCGGCGGCTGGCGCACCGCCGACGGCCGGACGGTCCGATCCGGCGTCCTGTTCCGTTCGACGGACTTCTCCGCCCTCGACACCGCCGACGTGCCCGCGCTGGAGGCTCTGGGTCTCTCGACCGTCTACGATCTCCGGTCGGCGCACGAGAGCGCAGCCATCCCGGACCCGGTTCTGCCCGGCGCGTCGAACATCGCTCTCGACGTGCTCGCCGACGCACAGATGTCGATTCCGGCGAACATCGGCGCGGTGCTCGCCGACCCCGTCGTCGTCGCGGAGGCCGGCGAGATGCTGTCCGGCGGCAAGTCGCGCGAAATGATCTCCGGGACCTACCGCGAGATGATCACCCTTCCCAGCGCGACGGCCGCCTACACCGAGTTCTTCCGCGGACTGCTCGACGCGGGGTCGACGCCCGCTCTGGTGCACTGCACCACCGGCAAGGATCGAACCGGTTGGGCGGCAGCATCTCTGCTGACCCTGCTCGGGGTTCCGAGGGACGATGTCTACCGCGACTACCTCCTCACCAACGAGCGGCTGATCCCGTCGCTCGAGCACATCTTCGACGGGTTCGCCGCGGCGGGGGGCGATCCTGAACTGCTCGTCGGCGTGCTGGGCGTCGACGCCGGTTACCTCGACGCAGCGTTCGACGAGGTGGACAAGCGGTACGGCGGGATCGAGGGCTACTTCGGCGAGGCGCTCGGCCTGGATGTCCGGGACCAGCAGGCCCTCCGCGACCGCTACCTCGACGGGTGA
- a CDS encoding PaaI family thioesterase translates to MQPCIVMTTTDAPTDPTAMSGLELLRAWQADGAGSDRPSIGRLLGMVPKQIDEGAVTFAVTPQPDFANPLGTVHGGICATLLDSVMGCAVHTTLPAGVGYTTLELKVNYIRSVAVDAGELTGVGTVIHAGRTTATAEGKVFAADGKLVAHGTTTCIVFR, encoded by the coding sequence ATGCAACCATGCATAGTCATGACGACCACCGACGCACCCACCGACCCCACCGCGATGTCCGGACTCGAGCTACTGCGCGCCTGGCAGGCCGACGGCGCGGGCTCCGACCGTCCGAGCATCGGCCGCCTCCTGGGCATGGTCCCCAAGCAGATCGACGAGGGCGCGGTCACCTTCGCCGTGACCCCGCAGCCCGACTTCGCCAACCCCCTCGGCACCGTCCACGGCGGCATCTGCGCCACGCTGCTGGACTCGGTGATGGGGTGTGCCGTGCACACCACGCTGCCCGCCGGCGTCGGCTACACGACCCTGGAGCTGAAGGTGAACTACATCCGCTCGGTCGCCGTCGATGCCGGGGAGCTGACCGGCGTGGGCACCGTCATCCACGCCGGCCGCACCACCGCGACCGCCGAGGGCAAGGTGTTCGCCGCCGACGGCAAGCTCGTGGCACATGGAACCACCACCTGCATCGTGTTCCGGTAG
- a CDS encoding DUF4166 domain-containing protein, whose translation MTPVFRHALGSDFDRLHPNVAWRYGIDSTSGVAQICSGIYESVYISSALPPPALWHYAKRNALPSKTSRMVPFTQGYYCYSDELGRESLAVLRNFQYTTGPRKLNSLLVAGRTGLVDYFGDGPEFLYPIEPSVTRSGELLLESGPMRWLGRGPKVGMKGLFTAQMKYIEGWDEKRDRFRCDATVRNPVIGEIMHFRGWFTAVDQACSLRDIPDEAWPVNLVDRES comes from the coding sequence ATGACGCCGGTCTTCCGGCATGCGCTGGGTTCGGACTTCGACCGTCTGCATCCCAACGTCGCATGGCGCTACGGCATCGACTCGACATCCGGTGTCGCCCAGATCTGTAGCGGGATCTACGAGTCGGTGTACATCTCCTCCGCGTTGCCGCCGCCCGCGCTGTGGCACTACGCCAAACGCAACGCGCTGCCCTCGAAGACGAGCCGGATGGTGCCGTTCACCCAGGGGTACTACTGCTACTCCGACGAGCTCGGGCGCGAGTCGCTCGCGGTGTTGCGGAACTTCCAGTACACGACCGGCCCCCGCAAGCTGAACTCACTGCTCGTCGCCGGGCGAACGGGCCTGGTCGACTACTTCGGCGACGGCCCGGAGTTCCTGTATCCCATCGAGCCGTCGGTGACGCGGTCCGGCGAGTTGCTGCTGGAGAGCGGGCCGATGCGCTGGCTCGGGCGCGGACCCAAGGTCGGGATGAAAGGGCTGTTCACCGCTCAGATGAAGTACATCGAGGGGTGGGACGAGAAACGGGATCGCTTCCGGTGCGACGCGACCGTTCGCAACCCGGTCATCGGCGAGATCATGCACTTTCGTGGCTGGTTCACCGCGGTCGACCAGGCCTGCTCTCTACGCGACATCCCCGACGAGGCGTGGCCGGTCAACCTGGTCGACCGCGAGAGCTGA
- a CDS encoding glycoside hydrolase family 3 C-terminal domain-containing protein: protein MSELSLSQKAALGSGADFWTTKAVGSIPALTLTDGPHGVRKQTGATDHLGLAGSEPATCFPPAVGLGQSWDVGLIRRVGEALGLEARGLGVDVLLGPGVNIKRDPRCGRNFEYFSEDPFVTGRLGAAWIEGVQSIGVGTSPKHFALNNAEDDRMRSSSDVDPRPMREIYLRAFAHIIRSADPWTVMCSYNRINGIPASENHWLLTDLLRGEWGFDGVVVSDWGAVADRVRAVAAGLDLEMPGSGGRTDAQIVDAVEDGRLDAAAVDRSARAVRKLAERAGAGRAGRIVVDPDLHHRLAREAAGRSIVLLKNEGGVLPLGSGQSVAVIGEFAREPRYQGGGSSHVNPTRLDVPVDEIRAAGHAVTYAPGFATDDAPVDAAEAVAAAAEADVAVLFLGLAASQESEGFDRDDIELPSDQIELLTRILAVQPRTVVVLAHGGVLRLEAIAAAPAVLDGALLGQAGGGAIADVLVGAVNPSGRLTETVPVRLQDAPAYLNFPNENSHIRYGEGIHVGYRWYDARDLEVAYPFGHGLSYTTFEHSDLSVATEDSVVDGVVVEVTVTNTGPRAGREVVQIYTSKPDSRVGRPPRELAGFAVTRDLEPGESETVSVTIDRNDLAYWDTRVDRWIVEAGEYAIQVGASSRDIRLITTVEISGDDVVLPIDENSTLGEVLANPAAAQALAELAENNPLMSAGNDALGVDMARMLASIPLGRLAGFGMREEDITGIIAAARTD from the coding sequence ATGAGCGAACTGAGCTTGTCCCAGAAGGCCGCGCTCGGCAGCGGCGCCGATTTCTGGACCACGAAAGCGGTGGGTTCGATTCCCGCGCTCACTCTCACCGACGGCCCGCACGGGGTCCGTAAACAGACCGGCGCGACCGATCACCTCGGCCTCGCCGGCAGCGAACCCGCCACCTGCTTTCCGCCCGCAGTCGGCCTCGGCCAGAGTTGGGATGTCGGGCTGATCCGTCGTGTCGGCGAAGCGCTCGGACTGGAGGCCCGCGGTCTCGGCGTCGACGTTCTGCTCGGTCCGGGAGTGAACATCAAACGAGATCCGCGGTGCGGCAGGAACTTCGAGTACTTTTCTGAGGACCCGTTCGTCACCGGCCGGCTCGGCGCGGCGTGGATCGAGGGTGTCCAGAGCATCGGGGTCGGGACATCGCCCAAACACTTCGCGCTGAACAATGCCGAGGACGACCGGATGCGGTCGAGTTCGGACGTCGATCCCCGGCCGATGCGCGAGATCTACCTCCGCGCCTTCGCGCACATCATCCGCTCGGCCGATCCCTGGACCGTGATGTGTTCCTACAACCGCATCAACGGCATCCCGGCATCGGAGAACCACTGGCTCCTCACCGACCTGCTGCGCGGCGAGTGGGGCTTCGACGGTGTGGTGGTCTCCGACTGGGGTGCCGTCGCCGATCGCGTCCGTGCGGTCGCGGCCGGACTCGATCTCGAGATGCCGGGGTCCGGCGGGCGGACCGACGCGCAGATCGTCGACGCCGTCGAGGACGGGCGCCTCGACGCGGCGGCCGTGGACCGATCGGCGCGGGCGGTCCGCAAGCTCGCCGAGCGGGCCGGTGCCGGTCGCGCGGGCCGAATCGTGGTCGATCCCGATCTGCACCACCGCCTCGCCCGGGAAGCGGCGGGGCGGTCCATCGTCCTGCTGAAGAACGAGGGCGGCGTTCTCCCACTGGGTTCCGGGCAATCCGTCGCGGTCATCGGCGAGTTCGCGCGCGAACCCCGGTATCAGGGCGGGGGCAGTTCACACGTCAACCCGACGCGCCTCGATGTGCCGGTGGACGAGATCCGGGCGGCCGGTCACGCGGTGACCTACGCCCCTGGCTTCGCCACCGACGATGCGCCGGTGGATGCGGCCGAGGCGGTCGCCGCCGCAGCCGAGGCCGATGTCGCCGTCCTGTTCCTGGGACTGGCGGCGTCGCAGGAGTCGGAGGGCTTCGACCGCGACGACATCGAACTGCCGTCGGATCAGATCGAACTGCTGACCCGAATCCTCGCGGTGCAACCCCGCACCGTGGTCGTGCTCGCCCACGGTGGAGTCCTCCGCCTCGAAGCGATTGCCGCGGCCCCCGCGGTCCTCGACGGTGCGCTCCTCGGCCAGGCCGGGGGCGGGGCCATCGCCGACGTGCTCGTCGGCGCGGTCAACCCGTCGGGGCGGCTCACCGAGACCGTGCCGGTCAGGTTGCAGGACGCGCCGGCTTACCTCAACTTCCCGAACGAGAACTCCCACATCCGGTACGGCGAGGGGATTCACGTCGGCTACCGCTGGTACGACGCGCGGGACCTCGAGGTGGCGTACCCGTTCGGGCACGGGTTGTCCTACACGACGTTCGAGCACTCGGATCTCTCCGTCGCAACGGAGGATTCGGTCGTCGACGGGGTGGTCGTCGAGGTGACGGTCACGAACACCGGACCCCGCGCCGGTCGCGAGGTGGTCCAGATCTACACGTCGAAGCCGGACTCCCGGGTCGGTCGTCCGCCGCGTGAGCTGGCGGGTTTCGCGGTCACCCGCGACCTCGAACCCGGTGAGTCCGAGACCGTGTCGGTCACGATCGACCGAAACGACCTCGCGTACTGGGACACCCGGGTCGATCGCTGGATCGTCGAGGCGGGTGAGTACGCGATCCAGGTCGGCGCGTCGAGCCGCGACATCCGGCTGATCACGACCGTCGAGATCAGCGGAGACGACGTGGTCCTCCCGATCGACGAGAACTCGACCCTGGGCGAGGTCCTGGCGAATCCGGCTGCGGCGCAGGCGCTCGCGGAGCTGGCCGAGAACAACCCGCTGATGAGTGCCGGGAACGACGCGCTGGGTGTCGACATGGCACGGATGCTCGCGTCGATCCCGCTCGGTCGCCTCGCCGGCTTCGGGATGAGAGAAGAGGACATCACCGGGATCATCGCGGCTGCGCGCACGGACTGA
- a CDS encoding CPBP family intramembrane glutamic endopeptidase, with protein sequence MVEAVDQRHPGLNLTSSPLVHDATTGRRRPHLILVWVVALVAIVGGQVVGAAIANAITGSGMDGSVAAQWNEVITNGMTLVVLFAWVVAYERRSILSVGLRDRRGPIRFLVGAASGFALFGIVLLLLVVFAGYDADSAAGHTTTGTAAVGIVLSLIPVWIVQASTEEIAVRGYLLQWHGLRLTNGWAAVILPSILFAVVHLDFHPLVLVNIFLFGVLFSFLSLGSGSIWLTAELHAAWNMAQGNIFGILGDSSARDVTVFTFASDTSASSVLTGGDYGPEGSALTTIVLTFAVVASYRYYRRMEATRIGVSAAENDTVSGSTDAR encoded by the coding sequence ATGGTTGAAGCGGTCGATCAGCGACATCCCGGATTGAATCTGACGTCCTCGCCACTCGTCCACGACGCGACGACGGGCCGACGCCGTCCCCACCTGATTCTGGTGTGGGTGGTGGCGCTGGTCGCCATCGTCGGTGGCCAGGTCGTCGGAGCCGCGATCGCGAATGCGATCACCGGCTCGGGAATGGACGGCAGTGTGGCCGCCCAGTGGAACGAGGTGATCACCAACGGCATGACGCTGGTGGTCCTCTTCGCGTGGGTGGTGGCCTACGAACGACGTTCGATCCTGTCGGTCGGACTGCGGGACCGTCGCGGTCCGATCCGATTTCTCGTCGGAGCCGCATCCGGATTCGCGCTGTTCGGGATCGTGTTGCTGCTGCTCGTGGTGTTTGCCGGGTACGACGCCGACTCGGCGGCCGGCCACACCACGACCGGCACCGCAGCGGTAGGGATCGTCCTCTCCTTGATCCCGGTCTGGATCGTGCAGGCCTCGACCGAGGAGATCGCCGTCCGCGGTTACCTGCTGCAGTGGCACGGCCTCAGATTGACCAACGGATGGGCCGCGGTGATCCTGCCGTCGATCCTCTTCGCGGTCGTCCACCTCGATTTCCATCCGCTGGTGCTGGTCAACATCTTCTTGTTCGGCGTCTTGTTCTCGTTCCTGTCGCTCGGCTCGGGGTCGATCTGGTTGACGGCCGAGCTCCACGCGGCATGGAACATGGCGCAGGGCAACATCTTCGGCATCCTCGGCGACTCGAGCGCCCGAGATGTCACGGTCTTCACCTTCGCCTCGGACACCTCGGCATCGTCAGTGCTGACCGGAGGAGACTACGGTCCCGAGGGCAGCGCACTGACGACGATCGTGCTCACATTCGCTGTCGTCGCGTCATATCGCTACTACCGCCGGATGGAGGCGACACGCATCGGCGTGTCGGCAGCCGAGAACGACACCGTCAGTGGGTCCACCGACGCGCGCTGA
- a CDS encoding IS256-like element ISGte1 family transposase, whose amino-acid sequence MSMALDDKQQSDDQQLSELAEPRSTAEVAEALQASGMVDELLAQIDTGQVQITGDGGLIPGLIKLALERGLKAELTDHLGYEKGDPAGRELPNARNGSSPKTVQSEAGPVELNVPRDRAGTFTPRLVPKGSRRLGGLDDMIISLYAGGMTLRDIQHHLASTIGTDLSHETISKICDEVLDAVDEWQNRPLEALYPVIYLDALVVKVKDGAHVRNKHAHIAIGVDMTGVKHVLGIWIQAEEGAKFWAGVCANLANRGVRDVLIVCCDGLTGFPEAIETTWPLATVQTCVVHLIRNSMRFVNYKDRKDVARAIKPIYTAPDAETARREWEAFRDSELGLKYPSAAAAFDRAWDRFIPFLAFPPELRKVIYTTNSIESLNYQLRKVIKNRGHFPNDIAARKLLWLAICDIEDKRARQREKERGKPAATRKAPGRLVEGQVVTNWKQALGQLALAYPDRIEPHLN is encoded by the coding sequence ATGAGCATGGCGTTAGACGACAAACAGCAGAGCGACGACCAGCAGCTGTCTGAGCTGGCCGAGCCGCGTTCGACCGCGGAGGTAGCCGAGGCGCTGCAGGCCTCGGGCATGGTCGATGAGTTGCTGGCCCAGATTGATACCGGCCAGGTCCAGATCACCGGCGACGGCGGCCTGATTCCGGGTTTGATCAAACTCGCCCTCGAACGCGGTCTGAAGGCCGAGCTGACTGATCACCTCGGTTATGAGAAGGGCGATCCGGCCGGTCGGGAACTGCCCAACGCCCGCAACGGGTCGAGCCCGAAAACGGTGCAGTCCGAGGCCGGGCCGGTCGAGCTGAACGTCCCTCGAGACCGTGCCGGCACCTTCACCCCACGCCTGGTCCCGAAAGGCTCGCGCCGGCTCGGCGGCCTCGATGACATGATCATCTCGCTCTATGCCGGAGGCATGACGTTACGCGACATCCAGCATCACTTAGCCTCGACGATCGGCACAGATCTATCCCACGAGACGATCTCCAAGATCTGCGACGAGGTCCTCGACGCGGTCGATGAATGGCAGAACCGGCCGCTGGAAGCCTTGTATCCCGTCATCTACCTCGACGCCCTGGTGGTAAAAGTCAAAGACGGCGCTCACGTCCGAAACAAGCACGCCCACATCGCTATTGGCGTCGACATGACCGGCGTCAAGCACGTCCTGGGTATTTGGATACAAGCCGAGGAAGGCGCGAAGTTCTGGGCCGGGGTGTGTGCAAATCTGGCCAACCGCGGCGTACGTGACGTGCTCATCGTGTGCTGCGACGGGCTGACCGGATTCCCCGAGGCGATCGAGACGACCTGGCCACTGGCCACGGTGCAGACCTGCGTGGTGCATCTGATCCGCAACTCGATGCGGTTCGTGAACTACAAGGACCGCAAAGACGTGGCGCGGGCGATCAAACCGATATACACCGCCCCCGACGCCGAGACCGCCCGCCGCGAATGGGAGGCCTTCCGAGACTCCGAGTTAGGACTCAAATACCCGAGTGCGGCAGCAGCTTTCGATCGAGCGTGGGACCGGTTCATTCCGTTCTTGGCGTTCCCGCCCGAGCTCCGCAAGGTCATCTACACCACCAACTCGATCGAGTCGCTGAACTATCAGCTCCGCAAGGTCATCAAGAACCGGGGACACTTCCCCAACGACATCGCGGCGCGCAAACTGCTGTGGCTGGCGATCTGCGACATCGAGGACAAACGGGCCCGGCAACGCGAGAAGGAACGCGGCAAGCCCGCCGCCACCCGCAAAGCCCCCGGACGACTCGTCGAGGGCCAGGTCGTGACGAACTGGAAACAGGCCCTCGGGCAACTCGCCCTGGCCTACCCCGACCGCATCGAACCCCACCTCAACTAG
- a CDS encoding alpha/beta hydrolase, translating into MSAADGALRRRLVATTVSIVALVVALTIPSLASAEPGSGSTRAQALARAVADGRVLDLSVHSPSMKRDVPVRVLVPADRSKPRPTLYLLNGAGGGEGTGHWFEQTDIVDFVADKNVNVVVPMRGAYSYYTDWVKVDPVLGRNKWTTFLTSELPPLIDEKLKTTGVNAIAGISMAGTSSLSLAESAPRLYRAVASYSGCAETSTNLGRLAIRAVVEGRGGGDIANIWGPVGSPGWRAHDPVVNAYKLRGKAIYISTGTGVPGPHDQLQSQGIDGKTTIYIDQIAVGGAIEAATHQCTLNLDRRLTQLGIPATVDYTPGTHAWPYWQDQLVKSWPMLERALTD; encoded by the coding sequence ATGTCCGCAGCGGATGGTGCTCTCCGCCGACGCCTGGTCGCCACGACGGTCTCGATCGTTGCTCTCGTTGTCGCTCTGACCATTCCGTCACTGGCGTCTGCGGAACCGGGAAGCGGGTCGACGCGGGCGCAGGCGTTGGCCCGGGCAGTGGCCGACGGCCGGGTGCTCGACCTGTCGGTGCATTCGCCCTCGATGAAACGAGATGTCCCGGTGCGCGTGCTCGTGCCCGCTGATCGATCGAAGCCCCGTCCGACGCTGTATCTGCTGAACGGTGCGGGTGGCGGGGAGGGTACCGGCCACTGGTTCGAGCAAACCGACATCGTCGATTTCGTCGCCGACAAGAATGTGAATGTGGTCGTGCCGATGCGCGGTGCCTACAGCTATTACACCGACTGGGTGAAAGTCGATCCGGTGCTCGGGCGAAACAAGTGGACAACCTTTCTGACCAGCGAATTACCACCGCTCATCGACGAAAAGCTGAAGACCACCGGGGTGAATGCGATCGCGGGGATCTCGATGGCGGGAACATCGTCGTTGAGTCTGGCCGAGTCCGCACCTCGGCTCTACCGGGCCGTCGCGTCCTACAGCGGATGCGCGGAGACGAGCACGAACCTGGGTCGGCTGGCCATCCGAGCGGTCGTCGAGGGCCGCGGCGGTGGCGACATCGCCAACATCTGGGGGCCGGTCGGCTCTCCGGGATGGCGTGCCCACGACCCGGTCGTCAATGCCTACAAGCTGCGCGGCAAGGCGATCTACATCAGCACCGGCACGGGTGTCCCCGGACCGCACGACCAGTTGCAGAGCCAGGGAATCGACGGCAAGACCACGATCTACATCGATCAGATCGCGGTCGGCGGCGCGATCGAGGCCGCCACCCATCAGTGCACGCTCAATCTCGACCGCCGGCTCACCCAGCTCGGCATCCCCGCGACCGTCGACTACACGCCCGGTACGCACGCCTGGCCGTACTGGCAGGATCAGCTCGTGAAGTCGTGGCCGATGCTCGAACGCGCGCTCACCGACTGA
- a CDS encoding TetR/AcrR family transcriptional regulator → MASHPAESVVTGADDRGPRERMVVHAADLIGRDGVAATSIGDVISASSAPRGSIYHHFPGGKTQLMTEAVRYAGEFIAERIGRPTTMTPADTVREIGGVWRRLLVNTDFQFGCPVLAGGLARRSEPAVADASAEILQRWADLVTARLVVDGVDSDRADSLANLIIAAVEGAVGLCQTRRSVEPLDRVIAELASLCDAAVDRRR, encoded by the coding sequence ATGGCGTCACATCCCGCCGAGTCCGTGGTCACCGGCGCGGACGACCGGGGCCCGCGTGAACGCATGGTCGTGCACGCGGCCGACCTGATCGGTCGCGACGGCGTGGCCGCCACGTCGATCGGCGACGTCATCTCCGCGAGTTCCGCACCTCGCGGGTCCATCTACCACCATTTCCCGGGCGGCAAGACCCAGCTGATGACCGAGGCGGTCCGGTACGCCGGCGAGTTCATCGCCGAACGCATCGGGCGCCCGACCACGATGACCCCGGCCGACACGGTGCGCGAGATCGGCGGGGTGTGGCGGCGTCTGCTGGTCAACACCGATTTCCAGTTCGGGTGTCCGGTCCTCGCCGGCGGACTCGCCCGCCGCAGCGAACCCGCGGTGGCGGACGCCTCCGCCGAGATCCTGCAGCGCTGGGCCGACCTGGTCACCGCGCGACTGGTGGTCGACGGCGTCGACAGCGACCGTGCCGACTCACTGGCCAACCTCATCATCGCGGCGGTCGAAGGAGCGGTCGGACTGTGCCAGACACGGCGCAGCGTCGAACCCCTCGATCGCGTCATCGCCGAACTGGCGAGCCTGTGTGACGCCGCGGTCGATCGGCGCCGATAG
- a CDS encoding HNH endonuclease signature motif containing protein produces the protein MLHEERELDYQLRRTELRDGQASSADELHRRAADAAAGIDPYVEYGPDGFDQATAELGAALMIPAAQARDLIRTGDVLRYRLMLTGNTLACGRIDQRRFTIAMKRTDYVSDSDMQTVDAHLAEAILARPPMSTTQFTTLVDAIVARHAPDAVRRRRERATRDRHITIAPDRFQPGQARITGSLPVTDAAAFNAQLDAMAASVHPDDPRNKRQRRVDAMIALAAHLDTLPCRCRHCAPVPKPVDLDDTVNEPEMERPSAAIKSDDTITEALEPTPTPEPAPVTVDPHAPVPTFHVVVNLSTLLGVDDDPGFLDGHGLIDADTMRSLLADARRSFVTTGIHADAEAESRYTPSRTLQNLVRCGELCCTFPGCNQPVWTTDLDHTTPFDHHSPQAGGATTQRNLKPLCRFHHRIKTFGMWRDYQDEYLTAWFQSPTGHTFVGNAFNGRDLFGYLVPGRPPDHPARSKLAGQRETRTTTHRREIDAWNAANPPPF, from the coding sequence TTGCTGCACGAGGAACGCGAACTCGACTACCAGCTGCGCCGCACCGAACTCCGGGACGGGCAAGCCTCGTCGGCAGACGAACTGCATCGACGCGCCGCCGACGCCGCGGCCGGGATCGACCCCTACGTCGAGTACGGGCCCGATGGTTTCGACCAAGCCACCGCCGAACTCGGTGCGGCACTGATGATCCCCGCCGCGCAAGCCCGTGACCTCATCCGCACCGGAGACGTCCTGCGCTACCGCCTCATGCTCACCGGCAACACGCTGGCCTGCGGACGGATAGACCAACGCCGCTTCACCATCGCCATGAAACGCACCGACTACGTCTCCGACAGCGACATGCAAACCGTCGATGCCCATCTGGCCGAGGCGATCCTGGCCCGCCCCCCGATGTCGACGACCCAGTTCACCACCCTGGTCGACGCGATCGTCGCCAGACACGCCCCTGACGCGGTCCGCCGCCGCCGCGAGCGCGCCACCCGCGATCGCCACATCACCATCGCACCCGACCGATTCCAGCCCGGCCAAGCCCGCATCACCGGCAGCCTCCCGGTCACCGACGCCGCCGCGTTCAACGCCCAACTCGACGCGATGGCCGCCTCCGTGCACCCCGACGACCCCCGCAACAAAAGGCAGCGACGCGTCGACGCGATGATCGCCCTCGCCGCCCACCTCGACACCCTGCCGTGCCGCTGCCGACACTGCGCTCCGGTGCCCAAACCGGTCGACCTCGACGACACCGTCAACGAGCCGGAGATGGAAAGGCCTTCGGCAGCAATCAAATCCGACGACACCATTACGGAAGCGCTTGAACCGACACCCACGCCTGAACCGGCCCCGGTGACGGTCGATCCGCACGCCCCGGTGCCGACGTTCCACGTCGTGGTGAACCTGTCGACTCTGCTCGGCGTCGACGACGACCCCGGTTTCCTCGACGGCCACGGCCTCATCGACGCCGACACCATGCGCTCACTGCTCGCCGATGCCCGTCGTTCCTTCGTCACCACCGGCATTCACGCCGATGCGGAAGCCGAATCCCGCTACACCCCGAGCCGCACACTCCAGAACCTGGTGCGCTGCGGCGAGTTGTGCTGCACCTTCCCCGGCTGTAATCAGCCGGTGTGGACCACCGATCTCGACCACACCACCCCGTTCGACCACCACTCGCCCCAGGCCGGTGGCGCGACCACCCAGCGCAACCTCAAACCGCTGTGCCGGTTCCACCACCGCATCAAGACCTTCGGCATGTGGCGGGACTACCAGGACGAGTACCTGACCGCCTGGTTCCAGTCCCCGACCGGACACACCTTCGTCGGCAACGCCTTCAACGGCCGCGACCTGTTCGGCTACCTCGTCCCCGGCCGACCCCCCGACCATCCGGCCCGCAGCAAGCTCGCCGGCCAGCGCGAAACCCGCACCACCACCCACCGCCGAGAAATCGACGCGTGGAACGCCGCCAACCCACCACCCTTCTGA
- a CDS encoding MSMEG_6728 family protein has protein sequence MQTFLPYPDFRRSAEVLDPARLGKQRVETLQILRALELFDYGWSSHPAVTMWRGHTPALVAYGLAFVDVWTGEGRADSTAPMIAEFAPDVVGRAQSELAAQGLMPAWLGDDRLHRSHRSALLRKAPDFYGSVFDDVDDELPYFWPDPPVADTHDLDEPTRTVWIVRATSDDQYTEFRRRRIVGFGTESGIDADASSGAEASLRTLLKECSPGRRRGKDLRVLASFVADLKVGYQVAVVDPADPDVLARGQVVSDYEFSTRAATLTPHRRRVRWTGTLERTSVTPPALLQNPRTLFPVAVMQ, from the coding sequence ATGCAGACGTTCTTGCCCTACCCGGATTTCCGGCGCTCCGCGGAGGTCCTCGACCCCGCGCGGCTCGGCAAGCAGCGGGTGGAGACGTTGCAGATCCTGCGAGCGCTCGAATTGTTCGACTACGGCTGGTCCAGCCATCCCGCGGTCACGATGTGGCGCGGGCACACCCCGGCGCTGGTCGCGTACGGGCTCGCGTTCGTCGATGTGTGGACCGGCGAAGGGCGTGCGGACAGCACCGCGCCGATGATCGCCGAGTTCGCGCCCGACGTGGTGGGCCGGGCCCAGTCCGAGCTGGCCGCGCAGGGCCTGATGCCCGCGTGGCTGGGCGACGACCGGCTCCATCGCAGCCATCGTTCCGCGCTGCTCCGCAAGGCGCCGGACTTCTACGGCTCCGTGTTCGACGACGTCGACGACGAACTGCCGTACTTCTGGCCCGATCCGCCGGTCGCCGATACCCACGACCTGGACGAGCCGACCCGCACGGTGTGGATCGTCCGCGCCACGTCCGACGACCAGTACACCGAGTTCCGGCGGCGACGCATCGTCGGGTTCGGCACCGAGTCCGGCATCGATGCCGACGCGTCGTCGGGCGCCGAGGCGAGCCTGCGGACGCTGCTGAAAGAGTGCAGCCCGGGGCGTCGGCGGGGGAAGGACCTGCGCGTGCTCGCGTCCTTCGTCGCCGACCTGAAGGTGGGGTACCAGGTCGCCGTGGTCGACCCGGCCGACCCGGACGTGCTGGCGCGGGGCCAGGTGGTCAGCGACTACGAGTTCTCGACGCGCGCCGCGACGCTCACCCCGCACCGCCGTCGCGTCCGATGGACCGGCACGCTCGAGCGGACGTCGGTCACCCCGCCGGCACTGCTACAGAACCCGCGCACACTGTTTCCCGTAGCAGTGATGCAGTGA